In the Candidatus Eisenbacteria bacterium genome, one interval contains:
- a CDS encoding NAD+ synthase, protein MRTLRLALAQINPTVGDIEGNVRRVTESIEQARAVGADLLAFPEMVIPGYMPEDLLLKPSFIERSIESTRALAPLTRGMTVVVGTVERDIDLFNAAVVLHDGEWIGSYRKRYLPNYGVFDENRYFMAARQTPVFVRDGTVIGVSICEDIWYPGGPVEEQVIRGGAEIILNLSASPYHAGKAQARRRMLCTRAADNIAVVCYINLVGGQDEIVFDGASLVVDEQGQVLAEAEMFEEDFLVADVDLEGVFNARLHDPRLRKERALDQGDPTPRLQLPTRDANASVGGGAAITVATAVAVKPALERRPAPHVRDLVAEIYDALVLGTRDYVHKNRFEAVVLGLSGGVDSALCAGVACDAVGSKHVIGVSMPSPFTSGASKEDAESLARALGMRFYVLPVADVLQAYQRVLEAPFSGREPDVTEENLQARIRGNYLMALSNKFGWLVLTTGNKSELSVGYSTLYGDMAGGFSLLKDVYKTMVYQLALHRNRRAGQPPIPERTITRPPSAELKPDQTDQDTLPAYDILDPILRLYVEEDRSAREIAELGYEETLVRKVVSMVDRSEYKRRQSPPGIKITPRALGKDRRLPITNRWRH, encoded by the coding sequence ATGCGCACGCTCCGTCTGGCCTTGGCCCAGATCAATCCCACGGTCGGTGACATCGAGGGCAACGTCCGGCGCGTGACCGAATCCATCGAGCAGGCGCGCGCGGTGGGCGCCGATCTCCTCGCCTTTCCCGAGATGGTGATCCCGGGCTACATGCCCGAGGACCTGCTGCTCAAACCGTCCTTCATCGAGCGCTCGATCGAGAGCACGCGCGCGCTGGCGCCGCTCACCCGAGGCATGACGGTGGTGGTGGGCACGGTGGAGCGCGACATCGACCTCTTCAACGCCGCGGTCGTCCTTCACGACGGCGAATGGATCGGCAGCTATCGCAAGCGCTACCTGCCGAACTACGGCGTCTTCGACGAGAACCGCTACTTCATGGCGGCCCGTCAGACGCCGGTGTTCGTGCGGGACGGCACCGTGATCGGGGTCAGCATCTGCGAGGACATCTGGTATCCCGGCGGTCCGGTGGAGGAGCAGGTGATTCGCGGCGGCGCCGAGATCATCCTCAATCTCTCCGCCTCGCCTTATCACGCCGGCAAGGCTCAAGCCCGGCGGCGCATGCTGTGCACTCGCGCCGCGGACAACATCGCGGTCGTCTGCTACATCAATCTGGTCGGAGGGCAGGACGAGATCGTGTTCGACGGCGCCAGCCTGGTCGTCGACGAGCAGGGACAGGTGCTGGCCGAAGCGGAGATGTTCGAGGAGGACTTCCTGGTCGCCGACGTCGACCTCGAAGGCGTATTCAACGCGCGCCTCCACGACCCCCGCCTTCGCAAGGAGCGGGCGCTGGATCAGGGCGATCCAACGCCCCGGCTGCAGCTTCCGACTCGCGACGCCAACGCCTCCGTGGGAGGAGGCGCCGCGATCACGGTCGCCACCGCGGTCGCCGTCAAGCCGGCGCTCGAGCGCCGCCCCGCGCCGCACGTCCGTGATCTCGTCGCCGAGATCTACGACGCGCTGGTTCTCGGCACCCGTGACTACGTGCACAAGAACCGCTTCGAAGCGGTGGTGCTGGGACTCTCCGGCGGCGTCGACTCCGCGCTGTGCGCGGGCGTCGCGTGCGACGCGGTGGGGAGCAAGCACGTGATCGGGGTCTCCATGCCTTCCCCCTTCACCTCGGGCGCCTCCAAGGAGGACGCCGAGTCGCTGGCCCGGGCGCTCGGCATGCGCTTCTACGTGCTTCCGGTGGCCGATGTCCTGCAGGCCTACCAGCGCGTGCTCGAGGCGCCGTTCAGCGGCCGCGAGCCCGACGTCACCGAGGAGAACCTGCAGGCCCGGATTCGCGGCAACTATCTGATGGCGCTCTCGAACAAGTTCGGCTGGCTGGTCCTCACCACCGGCAACAAGAGCGAACTGTCGGTCGGCTACAGCACGCTCTACGGCGACATGGCGGGGGGCTTCAGCCTGCTCAAGGACGTCTACAAGACGATGGTCTACCAGCTCGCGCTCCATCGGAACCGTCGAGCGGGCCAACCACCCATTCCCGAGCGAACCATCACTCGGCCGCCGAGCGCCGAGCTCAAGCCCGACCAGACCGACCAGGACACGCTGCCTGCCTATGACATCCTGGATCCCATCCTGCGCCTCTACGTCGAGGAGGATCGGTCGGCGCGCGAGATCGCCGAGCTGGGCTACGAGGAAACGCTGGTGCGCAAGGTGGTCTCGATGGTCGACCGCTCGGAGTACAAGCGCCGCCAGAGCCCGCCGGGAATCAAGATCACGCCCCGCGCCCTGGGCAAGGATCGCCGACTGCCCATCACCAACCGCTGGCGCCACTGA
- a CDS encoding c-type cytochrome, whose amino-acid sequence MRWTRSAAILAVCVSGFLVLFAISCSQQQQPAEQPQAAASDPVARGRYLTIIAGCNDCHTPGTFYGQMDTTRTLSGTEVGWEGPWGVSYPRNLTPDEETGLGTWSEEDIVQALRTGKKKDGSPILPPMPWPMYSQMTNEDLHAVAAYLKSIPPVKHKVPDVLPPSAKATGARLTFPPPPAWDAQNLKPSPDPPTTQ is encoded by the coding sequence ATGAGGTGGACTCGAAGCGCTGCAATCCTTGCGGTGTGCGTGTCTGGCTTTCTCGTCTTGTTCGCGATCTCCTGCAGCCAGCAGCAGCAGCCTGCCGAGCAGCCGCAGGCGGCCGCGTCGGATCCGGTCGCCCGTGGCCGGTACCTGACCATCATCGCCGGCTGCAACGATTGCCATACTCCCGGAACCTTCTACGGCCAGATGGACACGACGCGGACGCTCTCCGGGACGGAGGTCGGATGGGAGGGGCCCTGGGGGGTCTCGTATCCGCGCAACCTGACTCCGGACGAAGAGACCGGCCTCGGGACCTGGAGCGAGGAGGACATCGTCCAGGCGCTGAGGACTGGCAAGAAGAAGGACGGATCACCCATCCTTCCGCCGATGCCCTGGCCGATGTACTCGCAGATGACCAATGAGGACCTGCATGCGGTCGCGGCCTATCTCAAGTCGATCCCGCCGGTGAAGCACAAGGTCCCGGACGTCCTTCCGCCGTCGGCGAAGGCGACGGGAGCGCGCCTCACCTTCCCGCCGCCGCCGGCCTGGGACGCTCAGAACCTCAAGCCATCTCCGGACCCACCGACGACGCAGTGA